A DNA window from Pleurodeles waltl isolate 20211129_DDA chromosome 12, aPleWal1.hap1.20221129, whole genome shotgun sequence contains the following coding sequences:
- the CERS2 gene encoding ceramide synthase 2, producing MFQTIYDFIWWDNLWLPVNLTWADIEDHDGFVFAKASDLYVSLPMAFFFLIIRLIFERYVATPFSRVLGVKEKKKIKASPNATLEKFYKSSTKHPMQNDLEHLAQQTGHSVRQVERWFRTRRNQDRPSTLKKFREACWRFTFYLVAFIAGMAVLMDKPWFYDLHEVWAGFPKQTLLPSQYWYYMIELGFYWSLLFRVAFDVKRKDFKEQVIHHLATIILISFSWCANYIRVGTLIMALHDSSDYLLESGKMFNYAGWKNLCNNIFVVFAIVFFISRLVIFPFWIIHCTWVYPVETYAPFFGYYFFNVMLMILQCLHIFWAYLILCMVYKFVTGQVLEDERSDPEETDVTDEEGESTKNGSLIHKHPIMNNNHHKAD from the exons ATGTTCCAAACTATATACGATTTTATTTGGTGGGACAACCTCTGGCTGCCAGTGAATCTGACCTGGGCCGACATCGAGGACCATGATGGGTTTGTCTTCGCCAAAGCTTCAGACTTGTATGTCTCGCTTCCAATGGCCTTCTttttcctcatcatccggcttatcTTCGAAAG ATACGTAGCAACACCATTTTCAAGAGTTCTGGGcgtgaaggagaaaaaaaaaataaaggcatcACCCAACGCCACTTTGGAGAAGTTCTACAAGTCATCTACGAAGCACCCTATGCAG AATGACCTCGAGCATCTTGCACAGCAGACTGGCCACTCTGTGCGGCAAGTGGAGCGCTGGTTTCGTACCAGGCGGAACCAGGACAGACCGAGCACCCTCAAAAAATTCCGGGAAGCCTG ttgGCGGTTCACCTTCTATCTGGTTGCCTTCATTGCTGGGATGGCTGTTCTTATGGAC AAGCCATGGTTCTATGATCTTCATGAAGTTTGGGCTGGATTCCCCAAGCAG ACACTATTGCCATCGCAGTACTGGTATTACATGATTGAACTCGGCTTCTATTGGTCGCTGCTGTTCCGTGTTGCATTTGACGTGAAACGAAAG GACTTCAAGGAGCAGGTTATTCACCACCTGGCCACGATCATCCTCATCAGCTTCTCCTGGTGCGCCAACTATATCCGCGTGGGCACGCTGATCATGGCCTTGCATGACTCCTCTGACTACCTGTTGGAG TCGGGGAAAATGTTTAACTACGCTGGCTGGAAGAACTTGTGCAATAACATCTTCGTGGTTTTTGCAATAGTCTTCTTCATCTCCAGGCTGGTCATTTTCCCCTTCTG gatCATACACTGCACTTGGGTGTACCCAGTAGAGACGTACGCGCCATTCTTCGGGTACTACTTCTTCAACGTCATGCTGATGATCTTGCAGTGCCTGCACATCTTCTGGGCATACCTGATCCTATGCATGGTCTACAAGTTTGTCACTGGCCAG GTATTGGAAGATGAGCGAAGTGACCCAGAGGAAACTGACGTGACGGACGAAGAGGGCGAGAGCACCAAGAATGGCAGCCTGATTCACAAACACCCCATAATGAACAACAACCATCACAAAGCCGATTAG